In Rhodospirillales bacterium, a genomic segment contains:
- a CDS encoding choice-of-anchor I family protein — protein sequence MAIELTRIGAYRSGVFDQGAAEISAFDPVTQRLFVVNGAEEDAAGNSRLPGVDVLDLSDPAAPELLFSLDFSGRAATSVAVANGMLAVALPQDPVTDAGEVAFFPTSVGVQGFSLGRVTVGALPDMLTFAPDGQRILVANEGEPDEGVDPEGSISIIDLSSGVIGATARSVDFSAFTGLEETLRAKDVRIFPGKTAAEDFEPEYIAISPDGSTAFVTLQENNAFAVVDIAAGAVLDIVPLGHKNHGSAQPTVTTFDLTDQLPLLGITPHGQEIDLGGLSGLFYDGMTTSGLYRFYTLPDRGPNAATSDLNGDGSADRPFVLPEYQARIVEVLVDPASGEARIGDQLPLSRENPLQNGSFLPITGISNNSEDEPPVNLHGQPLPFDPFGGDFEGIAVETADHSYWMVDEYRPAIYHFSAGGVLIDRFVPEGTAAAVGAAEGTYGSETLPEEYANRRPNRGFEAVAIDEDEGIVFAWIQTPLANPDRATSDASDVIRILGIDIETGAPVKEFVQLLEAPGFRDGNVDKIGDAVFAGNGRFFVNERDDSLEAFGKKFVFEIDTSFATNVLGMTFDGDRTLEQLTAEDFATLGITPVAKTKVLNLPSIGYDGVDKSEGLALLPDGRLAVLNDNDFGLLDQPAPGDGTVALSPDRTKSVLGLIAFDGQSNGLDASDSDDAIAIQNWPVFGMYMPDAVTSFAAKGQTFYVTANEGDARDEVERIGDLALDPEAFPDAAALQEDENLGRLEVSTIDGDPDGDGDFDQLFSYGARSFSIWDAFGNLVFDSGDQIEQITAERFPEFFNASNDGNEFDSRSDNKGPEPEGVTVAQLGDQTYAFIGLERIGGVMVYDVSDPHAPTFVDYVNDRDFAGDPENDAAGDLGPEGLTVITADESPNGAPLLVVTNEVSGSTSIYQIDLLA from the coding sequence ATGGCAATCGAATTGACGCGTATCGGCGCGTACCGTTCCGGCGTGTTCGATCAGGGTGCGGCCGAGATTTCGGCGTTCGATCCGGTAACCCAGCGGCTGTTCGTGGTCAACGGCGCCGAAGAGGATGCTGCGGGCAACTCCAGGCTGCCCGGCGTCGACGTGCTCGACCTGTCCGACCCGGCCGCGCCCGAACTGTTGTTCTCGCTCGACTTCTCTGGCCGGGCGGCCACCAGCGTGGCGGTCGCCAACGGCATGCTCGCGGTCGCGCTCCCTCAGGATCCGGTGACCGATGCCGGCGAGGTCGCCTTCTTCCCGACCTCGGTCGGCGTCCAAGGCTTCAGCCTCGGGCGTGTGACGGTGGGCGCCCTGCCCGACATGCTGACTTTTGCGCCCGATGGCCAGCGGATCCTGGTCGCAAACGAAGGCGAACCCGACGAAGGCGTCGATCCCGAAGGCTCGATCTCGATCATCGATCTTAGCAGCGGCGTGATCGGTGCGACCGCCCGTTCGGTCGATTTCTCGGCCTTTACCGGCCTCGAAGAGACACTGCGCGCCAAGGACGTGCGCATCTTTCCCGGCAAGACCGCAGCCGAGGACTTCGAGCCCGAGTATATCGCGATCAGCCCCGACGGCAGCACCGCCTTCGTCACGTTGCAGGAGAACAACGCGTTTGCGGTCGTCGACATCGCCGCCGGCGCGGTGCTGGACATCGTGCCCCTCGGCCACAAGAATCACGGCAGCGCCCAGCCGACGGTCACCACATTCGATCTGACCGACCAGTTGCCGCTGCTCGGTATCACGCCGCACGGCCAGGAGATCGACCTCGGCGGGCTGTCGGGGTTGTTCTACGACGGGATGACCACAAGCGGTCTCTACCGCTTCTATACACTGCCCGACCGAGGGCCGAATGCCGCCACTTCGGACCTGAATGGGGACGGCAGCGCCGACCGGCCGTTCGTCCTGCCGGAATATCAGGCGCGGATCGTCGAGGTCCTGGTCGATCCAGCCTCGGGTGAGGCGCGGATCGGCGACCAGTTGCCGCTCAGCCGGGAAAACCCGTTGCAGAACGGCAGCTTCTTGCCGATCACCGGCATCTCCAACAACAGTGAAGACGAGCCGCCGGTGAACCTGCACGGCCAGCCGCTGCCGTTTGATCCGTTCGGCGGAGACTTCGAGGGCATCGCCGTCGAAACGGCCGATCACAGCTACTGGATGGTCGATGAGTACCGCCCCGCAATCTATCACTTCAGTGCCGGCGGCGTCTTGATCGACCGCTTCGTGCCAGAGGGCACGGCGGCCGCGGTCGGCGCCGCGGAAGGCACCTATGGCAGCGAGACCCTGCCCGAGGAGTACGCGAACCGCCGGCCCAACCGCGGCTTCGAGGCGGTCGCGATCGACGAGGACGAAGGCATCGTCTTCGCCTGGATCCAGACGCCGCTCGCCAATCCGGATCGGGCCACCTCCGATGCCTCGGACGTGATCCGCATCCTGGGCATCGACATCGAGACCGGCGCGCCGGTCAAGGAGTTCGTCCAGCTTCTTGAGGCGCCGGGGTTCCGCGATGGCAATGTCGACAAGATCGGTGATGCGGTCTTTGCCGGCAATGGCCGGTTCTTCGTCAACGAGCGCGACGACAGCCTCGAGGCCTTCGGCAAGAAGTTCGTGTTCGAGATCGACACCAGCTTTGCCACCAACGTCCTCGGCATGACCTTCGATGGCGACAGGACCCTTGAGCAGTTGACGGCCGAAGATTTCGCAACGCTCGGCATCACGCCGGTCGCCAAGACCAAGGTGCTCAACCTGCCGTCGATCGGCTACGACGGGGTGGACAAGTCGGAAGGCCTCGCCCTGCTGCCCGACGGCCGGCTGGCGGTGCTCAACGACAACGACTTCGGCCTGCTCGATCAGCCGGCGCCCGGCGACGGAACGGTGGCGCTCAGTCCCGACCGGACGAAGTCGGTTCTCGGCCTCATCGCCTTCGACGGCCAGAGCAACGGTCTCGACGCGAGCGACAGCGACGACGCGATCGCCATTCAGAACTGGCCGGTTTTCGGGATGTACATGCCGGATGCGGTCACCAGCTTCGCAGCCAAGGGCCAGACCTTCTATGTCACCGCCAATGAGGGCGATGCCCGCGACGAAGTCGAACGGATTGGCGATCTCGCGCTCGATCCGGAAGCGTTCCCGGACGCCGCGGCGTTGCAGGAAGACGAAAATCTGGGCCGGCTCGAAGTCTCGACGATCGACGGCGATCCGGATGGCGATGGCGACTTCGATCAGCTGTTCAGCTACGGCGCCCGCTCATTCTCCATCTGGGATGCCTTCGGCAATCTCGTGTTCGATTCCGGCGATCAGATCGAACAGATCACCGCCGAGCGCTTTCCGGAGTTCTTCAACGCCTCCAACGACGGCAATGAGTTCGATAGCCGCAGCGATAACAAGGGACCGGAGCCGGAGGGCGTGACGGTGGCCCAACTTGGCGATCAGACCTACGCCTTTATCGGCCTGGAGCGGATCGGCGGGGTGATGGTCTACGACGTCTCCGATCCGCATGCCCCGACCTTCGTCGACTACGTCAACGACAGGGATTTCGCCGGCGATCCGGAGAACGATGCCGCGGGCGACCTCGGCCCGGAGGGTTTGACAGTGATCACAGCCGACGAGTCGCCGAACGGCGCCCCCCTTCTGGTGGTCACCAACGAGGTGAGCGGCTCGACGAGCATCTATCAGATCGACCTCCTCGCCTAG
- a CDS encoding CHAT domain-containing protein, with translation MTGVGGLLILLRRLGLARSACGLAFLLTLSGPPPPSPSLALQPAQMPMGSSKPSGSPELESPPDEASQLRERAAAVLAKRQALQKALKLEADGDKKGAIAAYRQALDLFDEEADASDRGAILNSMGTLHFGLGDFEAADRLYRQSLALRRQTGSPQGEARTLSNIAMLRYEQALYADAIDHYQQSKSILASLSEPEPLEIASVENKLGLVYAALGQADQAREHYRSALELRRDRDRDGFATTLHNIAFLHQRQGENRQAQELYREALAIRHQVGDRLGEAETLNNLGYLYAATGKPAEGLPLLREAATTFESLGNTVGLANTLDSIGKAHEVLGQYQDALQFYFLALAKARAVGLSAAELEILSNIGSVMEAEQRPEVAIVFYKQSVNVTEKIRTGLRRLQREQQASYAREISDTYRRLADLLLRQERLPEAQAVLDLLKIQELDDFLHIVRSSEAASDGVDLTDEEQRLEQLIVDLLVLHDLLRSGADDARYDELIEKSDALMDDFHQFIESPEVRDLMSERSTEASGETVDPAQLQTIRKRLPPHAVALYPIVLEDRMEVLLTTKFGGPFRHSVDVSRDVLDREILNLRSALAGRSGDASKHAQTLYGWLIERFEPVFAELETTHIVYIPDGQLRYVPLGALQDRQGRWLAERFAINYVSALGLTNFAQAPPSGPMRVLAGAFGATDRVVVVGDKSWPFTGLPGANAEIENLAGLVPEMTRLADVAFSAGAVRRYANQHSVVHLATHAEFLPGSPMNSFIVFGDGGVLRLEELKGWSLTDVEMMVLSSCETAVGGGSGVEILGFGWLMQKSGAAASVASLWKVDDGGTQALMNAFYRHLQDRDIGKAEALQRAQIELIESDPQVLADLDRGAMRLSEQETDHHIVDRLKHPYYWAPFILIGNGL, from the coding sequence ATGACGGGTGTTGGTGGCCTGCTGATTCTGTTGCGGCGCCTGGGGCTGGCGAGGTCGGCTTGCGGCTTGGCCTTTCTGCTGACCCTCAGCGGGCCCCCTCCTCCGTCGCCAAGCCTGGCTCTGCAGCCGGCCCAAATGCCGATGGGCTCGTCGAAGCCGAGCGGTTCGCCGGAGCTTGAGAGTCCGCCAGACGAAGCATCGCAACTCCGCGAGCGGGCCGCAGCGGTTCTGGCGAAACGGCAAGCGCTACAGAAAGCTCTGAAGCTGGAAGCGGACGGCGACAAGAAGGGCGCCATCGCCGCATATCGTCAGGCCCTGGATCTGTTCGACGAAGAAGCGGACGCCTCGGATCGTGGCGCGATCCTGAACAGCATGGGTACGCTCCATTTCGGGTTGGGCGACTTCGAGGCGGCGGATCGTCTCTACCGCCAGTCCCTCGCCCTTCGCCGCCAAACTGGCAGCCCGCAGGGCGAGGCGCGGACGCTCTCCAATATCGCGATGCTACGCTACGAACAGGCGTTGTACGCCGACGCCATCGACCACTATCAGCAGTCAAAATCTATCCTGGCGTCCTTGTCCGAGCCGGAGCCTTTGGAGATAGCTTCCGTCGAGAACAAGTTGGGCTTGGTCTATGCCGCGTTGGGCCAAGCCGATCAAGCGCGCGAGCATTATCGGTCGGCGCTCGAACTGCGGCGCGATCGCGACCGGGACGGCTTTGCCACGACGCTGCACAACATCGCCTTCCTGCATCAGCGGCAAGGCGAAAATCGGCAGGCACAGGAACTCTACAGGGAGGCGCTGGCAATCCGGCACCAAGTGGGAGACAGATTGGGCGAAGCCGAGACACTCAACAATCTGGGATACCTTTACGCCGCGACGGGAAAGCCGGCCGAGGGGCTTCCGCTTCTGCGCGAAGCCGCCACCACATTCGAATCCCTCGGAAACACAGTTGGGCTCGCCAACACGCTGGACAGTATCGGCAAGGCACACGAAGTACTCGGTCAGTATCAGGACGCGCTACAATTCTACTTTCTCGCGCTGGCGAAGGCGAGGGCCGTCGGTCTTTCCGCCGCTGAGCTCGAGATCTTGAGCAACATCGGGTCCGTCATGGAGGCGGAACAGCGCCCAGAAGTCGCGATCGTCTTTTACAAGCAGTCCGTCAACGTGACGGAGAAGATCCGGACCGGGCTGCGCCGACTGCAGCGCGAACAGCAAGCGTCGTACGCCCGCGAGATCTCGGACACCTACCGGCGCCTGGCCGACCTCCTCCTCCGTCAGGAGCGGCTCCCCGAAGCGCAGGCGGTGCTGGACCTCTTGAAGATTCAGGAACTGGACGACTTCCTGCACATCGTCCGGTCCAGCGAGGCGGCCTCGGATGGTGTCGATCTGACGGACGAGGAGCAGCGGCTGGAGCAACTCATCGTCGATCTTCTCGTCCTGCATGACCTGTTGCGTTCGGGGGCGGATGACGCGCGCTACGACGAACTGATCGAGAAGTCCGACGCGCTCATGGACGATTTCCACCAGTTCATCGAAAGCCCCGAGGTCCGGGATCTGATGTCGGAAAGAAGCACCGAGGCCTCCGGCGAGACGGTCGACCCTGCACAACTGCAGACGATCCGCAAGAGGCTGCCGCCGCACGCCGTTGCTCTCTACCCGATCGTCCTCGAGGACCGGATGGAGGTGTTGCTGACGACGAAGTTCGGCGGACCGTTTCGCCACTCGGTCGATGTGTCGCGCGATGTTCTCGATCGCGAGATCCTGAACCTGCGTTCGGCTCTTGCCGGCCGATCCGGCGACGCGTCGAAGCACGCTCAAACGCTGTACGGATGGCTGATCGAGCGCTTCGAGCCCGTCTTCGCCGAGTTGGAAACGACGCACATCGTCTATATCCCCGACGGGCAGCTTCGATATGTGCCATTGGGTGCGTTGCAGGACCGGCAGGGGCGGTGGCTGGCGGAGCGCTTCGCAATAAACTACGTCTCTGCCCTGGGTCTTACCAACTTCGCGCAGGCGCCACCATCCGGCCCGATGCGCGTCCTCGCGGGCGCGTTCGGCGCCACGGATCGGGTGGTTGTCGTCGGTGACAAGAGCTGGCCCTTCACCGGCCTTCCCGGGGCGAACGCCGAGATCGAAAACCTTGCCGGTCTCGTTCCCGAAATGACGAGGCTCGCCGATGTGGCGTTCTCCGCCGGAGCGGTAAGGCGGTACGCCAATCAGCACTCCGTCGTGCACCTCGCCACACACGCGGAGTTCCTGCCGGGCTCGCCGATGAACTCGTTCATCGTGTTCGGCGATGGCGGCGTCCTCAGGCTGGAGGAACTCAAGGGCTGGTCCCTGACCGATGTCGAGATGATGGTGCTCAGCTCGTGCGAAACGGCCGTCGGTGGCGGAAGCGGCGTCGAGATCCTCGGCTTCGGCTGGCTGATGCAGAAAAGCGGCGCGGCCGCCTCGGTCGCATCGCTCTGGAAGGTCGATGACGGCGGCACCCAGGCGTTGATGAACGCCTTCTATCGCCACCTGCAAGACCGCGACATCGGCAAGGCAGAAGCGTTGCAGCGGGCCCAGATCGAACTCATCGAAAGCGACCCGCAGGTACTGGCGGATCTAGACCGCGGCGCGATGCGCCTGTCGGAACAAGAAACGGATCATCATATCGTCGACCGTCTCAAGCATCCGTACTATTGGGCGCCGTTCATACTCATCGGTAACGGCCTGTGA